In a genomic window of Flavobacterium crassostreae:
- a CDS encoding DUF2971 domain-containing protein, translated as MYLQNPDIKLPEDPDTIVWKYLDLSKFLDLLMSKKLFMSRSDKFEDQYEGTFSEPTYEEIKKLSANNPDFLNYYKTHREKVAISSWHLNEYESFAMWQIFTQNSEGLAIQSTISRLQKALNPETNYAQYIGEVNYIDYKKEYIPFDDLFFPFLFKRKSFQYEKEVRIITDVKQNNITLNDGLKINVDINLLIEKIYIHPKSENWYKNLVIALVKELGFDFEIDKSDLESAILI; from the coding sequence ATGTATCTTCAGAATCCTGATATTAAACTTCCTGAAGATCCAGATACCATTGTTTGGAAGTATCTGGATCTATCCAAATTTTTAGACTTATTGATGTCTAAAAAATTATTTATGTCTAGATCCGATAAATTTGAAGACCAATACGAAGGCACCTTTAGCGAGCCTACCTACGAGGAGATTAAAAAACTCTCTGCCAACAACCCCGATTTTTTAAATTATTATAAAACCCATCGCGAAAAGGTAGCCATTAGCAGTTGGCACCTCAATGAGTACGAATCTTTTGCTATGTGGCAAATTTTTACACAAAACAGTGAGGGTTTGGCCATTCAGTCCACCATTAGCCGTTTGCAAAAAGCACTAAATCCGGAGACTAATTACGCACAATATATTGGCGAGGTTAATTACATTGATTATAAAAAGGAGTACATTCCGTTTGATGATTTATTTTTTCCTTTTTTGTTTAAGCGTAAAAGTTTTCAATACGAAAAGGAAGTGCGAATTATCACCGACGTAAAACAAAATAATATTACTCTAAATGATGGGTTAAAAATTAACGTAGATATTAACCTGCTTATTGAAAAAATCTACATCCATCCAAAATCAGAAAATTGGTACAAAAACCTAGTTATTGCACTGGTGAAAGAGCTTGGATTTGACTTTGAGATTGACAAATCCGATCTAGAAAGCGCCATTTTGATTTAA